The proteins below are encoded in one region of Thermosipho atlanticus DSM 15807:
- the rpsT gene encoding 30S ribosomal protein S20, which translates to MPNIKSAKKRVKVSERNRLINKAYRTRMKNSIKKVLKAIEENKPVDEIKVLLREAQSFIDKAAKIGAIHKNEASRRKSRLMDKVNKYLSKENNSEVQ; encoded by the coding sequence ATGCCAAATATAAAATCTGCAAAAAAGCGAGTAAAGGTGTCTGAAAGAAATAGATTAATAAACAAAGCATATAGAACAAGAATGAAAAATTCAATAAAGAAAGTTTTAAAAGCAATTGAAGAAAACAAACCAGTAGATGAAATAAAAGTTCTTTTAAGAGAAGCTCAAAGTTTTATTGACAAAGCTGCCAAAATAGGTGCAATACATAAAAATGAAGCTTCTAGAAGAAAATCAAGATTAATGGACAAAGTTAACAAATATCTTTCAAAGGAGAATAATTCGGAGGTGCAATAA
- the metK gene encoding methionine adenosyltransferase, protein MKRLFTSESVTEGHPDKVADQISDAILDAILEQDPKSRVAVETLVTTGIAFVSGEVTTRAYVDIQDIVRKTILEIGYTRAKYGFDGESCSVVSSIHSQSPDIALGVDNALEAKEGELESEDDLEKVGAGDQGMMFGYATNETEEYMPLPIMLAHKLALKLSEVRKNKTVPFLRPDGKTQVTIEYDENRKPLRVDTVLISTQHEPDVTIPEIREALVKYVIDPIIPENLRDDNMRIFVNPTGRFVLGGPSADTGLTGRKIIVDTYGGAIPHGGGAFSGKDPTKVDRSAHYFARYVAKNVVAAGLADKFMVQVAYAIGVAHPVSIMINTFGTAKVDEEKILKAITELFDFRPGAIIKKLDLLRPIYKKTAAYGHFGRNEPEFTWEKLDMVDELKRII, encoded by the coding sequence ATGAAGAGATTATTTACAAGTGAAAGCGTAACAGAAGGACATCCTGACAAGGTGGCAGATCAGATAAGTGATGCCATCTTGGACGCGATTTTAGAACAAGACCCCAAGTCAAGAGTAGCTGTTGAAACCTTAGTTACCACAGGTATAGCTTTTGTTTCTGGTGAGGTAACTACAAGAGCGTATGTTGATATTCAGGATATTGTAAGAAAAACCATACTTGAAATTGGATACACTCGAGCAAAGTATGGATTTGATGGTGAATCCTGTTCCGTAGTTTCATCCATTCACAGCCAATCTCCAGATATTGCGCTTGGCGTTGATAACGCTCTTGAAGCAAAAGAAGGCGAGTTGGAATCCGAAGATGATTTAGAAAAAGTTGGTGCTGGTGACCAAGGTATGATGTTTGGTTATGCTACAAATGAAACAGAAGAATATATGCCTCTTCCAATAATGCTTGCTCATAAGCTGGCATTAAAATTAAGTGAAGTAAGAAAAAATAAAACAGTCCCATTTTTAAGACCAGATGGAAAAACACAAGTAACTATCGAATATGATGAAAATAGAAAACCATTAAGAGTTGACACAGTCTTAATTTCCACTCAACATGAACCTGATGTTACTATTCCAGAAATAAGGGAAGCCTTGGTTAAATACGTAATTGATCCAATAATTCCTGAAAATTTAAGAGATGATAACATGAGAATCTTTGTTAATCCAACTGGAAGATTTGTTTTAGGAGGCCCTTCAGCAGATACAGGTCTTACAGGAAGAAAAATCATTGTGGATACTTACGGTGGAGCAATCCCACATGGTGGTGGAGCTTTCAGTGGAAAAGATCCAACAAAAGTTGATAGATCAGCTCATTATTTTGCACGTTATGTTGCTAAAAATGTTGTTGCCGCAGGACTTGCCGATAAATTTATGGTTCAAGTTGCATATGCAATTGGTGTTGCACATCCAGTTTCAATAATGATTAACACTTTTGGAACTGCAAAAGTTGATGAAGAAAAAATCTTAAAAGCAATAACAGAATTATTTGATTTCAGACCAGGTGCTATTATCAAAAAACTTGATCTTTTAAGACCAATTTACAAAAAAACTGCTGCATATGGTCACTTTGGAAGAAATGAACCTGAATTTACATGGGAAAAATTAGATATGGTTGATGAGCTAAAAAGGATAATATAG
- a CDS encoding M23 family metallopeptidase, giving the protein MKKLVIVFLTFILSLTFFSNFIPPIDNSYLTSAFAEFRSTGDSPHFHGGIDFSSFLKEGIPIKAVYDGYLVRIEINDSIYGNVVVLQHPNGYRSVYAHLSSFSYKIQPIVDDLISEFGTNKIIVNFPENEIIFSQGEVVAYTGKTGEAIQPHVHVEIRNSKETMIFDPMGFIKPKPLNGEIVLKELVIDGQKYDFVEGKTYEFKGKYPRLSINAFLQVNKNIIGLKEIKLYFSNKLVYHIMFDEIPMEEMYKPFTVYTKDSIAAGYIYKAYYKLYPDTIGYSVKVNNFPTLNQNLDFFPVTIELYDPWERKKTFNFNLRRSN; this is encoded by the coding sequence ATGAAAAAATTAGTTATTGTATTTCTTACCTTCATTTTATCATTGACATTTTTTTCAAATTTTATTCCACCAATTGATAATAGTTATTTAACTTCTGCATTCGCTGAATTTAGAAGTACCGGCGATTCACCACATTTCCATGGTGGAATTGATTTCAGTTCATTCCTTAAAGAAGGGATTCCAATTAAAGCTGTATATGATGGGTATCTTGTCAGAATAGAGATAAACGACAGTATTTACGGAAACGTAGTTGTATTGCAACATCCTAATGGTTACAGATCAGTATATGCTCATTTGAGTTCTTTTTCATACAAAATCCAACCCATTGTTGACGATTTAATAAGTGAATTTGGGACGAATAAAATAATAGTTAATTTTCCAGAAAATGAAATTATCTTCTCGCAAGGTGAAGTCGTAGCATATACCGGTAAAACAGGTGAAGCAATTCAACCACACGTCCACGTAGAAATAAGAAATTCGAAAGAAACTATGATTTTTGATCCTATGGGATTTATTAAACCAAAACCTTTAAATGGTGAGATTGTTCTCAAAGAATTAGTAATTGATGGTCAAAAATATGATTTTGTAGAAGGAAAAACGTATGAATTCAAAGGCAAGTATCCCCGTCTTTCAATTAATGCGTTTCTTCAAGTTAACAAAAATATAATAGGATTGAAAGAAATAAAACTTTATTTTTCAAATAAATTGGTGTATCATATTATGTTCGATGAGATACCAATGGAAGAAATGTACAAGCCATTTACTGTGTACACTAAAGATTCTATAGCCGCTGGGTATATATATAAAGCATATTATAAATTGTATCCAGATACAATTGGTTACTCAGTAAAAGTCAATAATTTTCCAACGTTAAATCAAAATTTGGACTTTTTCCCAGTAACAATTGAATTATATGATCCGTGGGAAAGAAAGAAAACTTTTAATTTTAACCTGAGAAGGAGTAATTAG
- the hflX gene encoding GTPase HflX, with product MNKCLLVSITGYLNKFLETFGELEQLCKTLNFFVVDKIYQKRTKPDSAYYIGKGKLKKIKDFCDRNKINFIVINDNVTATQRKNIEKFLNIKLFDRTEIILEIFSRHAKTQEGKLQVEIAKLQYLLPYLVGIGKDLSRLGGGIGTRGPGEKELEYSKRYINNRIKSLKNQLAVIKKERTLRRKKRLESKLTKISIVGYTNAGKSSLLSKLSGERFLSKNEMFTTLTTYTRRVKLPSNRIAIFSDTVGFIKDLHPKIIEAFHSTLEEINYSDIVLILIDISDLDYEKKLNTVFETLENIGVYNKPYLLVFNKIDLVSNEYLKTVHSKFPNASYISVTKDLNIKELLLKIDKLIDKISKKKVLYLKPEKLNILFKYKRLIRFSMKETVNNDFKVEIFGPEEIISKILKEANK from the coding sequence ATGAATAAATGTTTGCTTGTAAGTATTACAGGTTATTTAAATAAATTTTTAGAAACATTCGGTGAGCTAGAGCAATTATGCAAAACTTTAAACTTTTTTGTTGTTGATAAAATTTATCAAAAAAGGACAAAACCAGATTCTGCATATTATATTGGCAAAGGAAAACTCAAAAAAATAAAGGATTTTTGTGATAGAAATAAAATAAATTTTATAGTTATAAATGATAACGTAACAGCCACACAGAGAAAAAATATTGAAAAGTTTCTTAATATTAAACTTTTTGACAGAACTGAGATTATTTTAGAAATTTTTTCTAGACATGCTAAGACACAAGAAGGAAAATTACAAGTAGAAATTGCTAAATTACAATATTTATTACCATATCTTGTGGGAATTGGAAAAGATTTATCGCGTCTTGGTGGAGGAATAGGTACAAGAGGCCCAGGAGAAAAAGAACTTGAATATTCGAAGCGTTATATAAACAACAGGATAAAGTCATTAAAAAATCAATTAGCAGTTATTAAAAAAGAAAGAACACTTAGAAGAAAAAAAAGATTAGAAAGTAAATTAACAAAAATTTCAATAGTTGGATATACTAATGCTGGTAAAAGTAGCTTGTTATCAAAGCTTTCTGGTGAAAGGTTTTTATCAAAAAACGAAATGTTCACTACACTTACTACTTATACAAGAAGAGTAAAATTGCCTTCTAACAGAATTGCAATCTTTAGTGATACGGTTGGATTTATAAAAGATCTGCATCCGAAAATTATTGAAGCTTTTCATTCAACTTTAGAGGAAATCAATTATTCAGACATTGTACTAATCTTAATTGATATCTCTGATCTTGATTACGAAAAAAAATTAAATACTGTTTTTGAAACTCTAGAAAACATTGGAGTTTATAATAAACCATATTTATTAGTTTTTAATAAAATTGATCTTGTTAGTAATGAATATTTAAAAACTGTTCATTCGAAATTTCCAAATGCTTCATATATATCGGTAACAAAAGATTTAAATATTAAAGAATTACTCTTGAAAATCGACAAACTTATTGATAAAATATCAAAAAAGAAAGTTTTATATTTAAAACCTGAAAAATTAAATATTTTATTTAAGTATAAACGTCTGATTCGTTTTTCCATGAAAGAGACTGTAAATAACGACTTCAAAGTTGAAATTTTTGGTCCTGAAGAAATAATATCAAAAATTCTAAAGGAGGCAAATAAATGA
- the hfq gene encoding RNA chaperone Hfq has protein sequence MAEKFNLQDRFLNILRTNKIPIKVYLVNGFQTKGIIRSFDSYTMLLENGDQQNLIYKHAISTIMPESFVKLIRTQSDENQGNNEKEIENNNE, from the coding sequence ATGGCAGAAAAATTTAACTTACAGGATAGGTTTTTAAATATTTTGAGAACAAATAAAATACCGATTAAAGTCTATCTTGTCAATGGTTTTCAAACAAAAGGGATTATTCGCTCATTTGACAGTTATACAATGCTTCTTGAAAATGGAGATCAACAAAATTTAATCTATAAACATGCAATAAGTACAATTATGCCTGAAAGCTTTGTAAAACTTATCAGAACTCAATCTGACGAAAATCAAGGAAACAACGAGAAGGAAATTGAAAATAACAATGAATAA
- a CDS encoding GerMN domain-containing protein: MKKFLFITFIFLSLLNFGEKIALIENNDIIFKEVELKNSSVEYLFEFLSSFENSLVPKDVLNAYYFVDTSLIIDLNSSLIQNFSAEDEVLFLLQILYTLFENVKGIDRIYIIVDGKQTNLLVKYINIYFSFPRELYKIPD; this comes from the coding sequence ATGAAAAAATTTTTGTTTATAACCTTTATATTTTTAAGTCTATTAAATTTTGGAGAAAAAATTGCATTAATAGAAAATAATGATATAATTTTTAAAGAAGTCGAACTCAAAAATTCATCTGTAGAATATTTATTTGAATTTCTAAGTTCTTTTGAAAATTCTTTAGTTCCAAAAGATGTATTGAATGCTTATTATTTCGTTGACACTTCTTTAATTATAGATCTTAATTCATCATTAATTCAGAATTTTTCTGCCGAAGATGAAGTGTTGTTTTTATTACAAATTCTGTATACTTTATTTGAAAATGTAAAAGGAATAGATAGAATTTATATAATTGTAGATGGAAAACAAACAAATTTATTGGTAAAATACATTAATATTTATTTTTCTTTTCCTAGAGAATTATATAAAATTCCAGATTAA
- a CDS encoding DUF4941 domain-containing protein codes for MKKIIFFILFLPLITFSVNIIIDNITIEATEINFSSIKHILETYSSFLKDEELKYGNIGTFKYIEWKENLLAFSKEVIVLNNEVKSNVTFEDIFDFLEIKYFKQDDNYYLPTMIINNLKDFGNYLQIDFLGKNSISPLIENNKLYIITTNYVVFDRLYSPNEVILSKEVDNTKNIEVNELPNKIIIQLLKTYKIGNIKYFTFDEKVTQDSTNTFIVIFKNSNMNLIFVQNYSPDFNGNDWERFSISNDIAQKVANKLNLKIYYIPFIQLPLDSPGLVIFSPPETWNEIKKILEGEVK; via the coding sequence TTGAAAAAAATAATATTCTTTATTTTGTTTTTGCCATTGATAACTTTTTCAGTTAATATAATTATAGACAACATCACTATTGAGGCGACAGAAATAAATTTTTCTAGCATAAAGCATATTTTAGAAACTTATTCATCATTTTTAAAAGACGAAGAACTAAAATACGGAAATATTGGAACATTTAAATATATTGAATGGAAAGAAAATCTACTTGCATTTTCCAAAGAAGTTATAGTGTTAAACAACGAAGTAAAAAGTAATGTTACATTTGAAGATATCTTTGATTTTTTGGAAATAAAATATTTTAAACAGGATGATAATTACTATTTACCAACTATGATTATAAATAATCTAAAAGATTTTGGAAATTATTTACAAATTGATTTTTTGGGAAAAAATTCAATTTCGCCATTAATTGAAAACAATAAGCTATACATAATTACCACTAATTATGTTGTTTTTGACAGGCTCTATTCTCCAAACGAAGTAATTTTAAGCAAAGAAGTGGATAATACTAAAAATATTGAAGTAAATGAATTGCCCAATAAAATAATTATTCAACTACTTAAAACTTATAAAATTGGAAACATTAAATATTTCACTTTTGATGAAAAAGTCACACAAGACAGCACAAACACATTTATTGTAATCTTTAAAAACTCAAATATGAATTTGATTTTTGTTCAAAATTACTCTCCAGATTTCAATGGAAATGATTGGGAAAGATTTTCAATTTCAAACGATATTGCTCAAAAAGTAGCAAATAAATTGAATCTAAAAATTTACTATATTCCTTTCATACAATTACCACTTGATAGTCCTGGACTTGTAATATTTTCCCCACCAGAAACTTGGAATGAGATTAAAAAAATATTGGAAGGTGAGGTAAAATGA
- a CDS encoding nucleoside kinase encodes MEKIELTFKITNEKVYIDKGATLFQLVEKFQKYYDSPIVAAKINNTIVELFRPIFKAGTLEFLDINSVDGFRIFQRGLLFILKITLKKLFPEFTLKVSHSVGKAIYCELKNERSKLNLSDEDIKNIKSEMDKLILENKPFKKHELLKTEAMELFKNLGYYDKVKLLKYRKKKTVKVYQLDDFHDYFYGYMPPSTGILKYYDLKKYSEGFVLILPEFKNNNPILEFKPLPKLSAVFLEYQKWLEIMDIDSVGDLNDIIASGERNVTDLIIMSEALHEKRIAFIAEEIKKRKHVRLILIAGPSSSGKTTFSKRLMIQLRASGLRPVTISLDDYFVDREKTPKNEKGEYDFEALEAIDIELFNKNLLELFEGKEVEIPKFDFATGKRKSTGQRLKIEKDQPIIVEGIHGLNPKLTSLIPEELKFKIYASALTQINLDNTNRIHTTDTRLLRRIVRDSKFRNHNALQTLKMWPNVRKGEEKNIFPFQENADIMFNSALVYEIPVLKIFAEQLLITVPDNLPETSEATRLLKILDYFLPITNIEDIPRTSLIREFIGRSVFKY; translated from the coding sequence TTGGAAAAGATAGAATTAACATTTAAAATTACCAATGAAAAAGTTTATATTGACAAAGGTGCAACTTTATTCCAACTTGTTGAGAAATTTCAAAAGTATTATGATTCACCAATTGTTGCAGCAAAAATAAATAACACGATTGTCGAATTGTTCAGACCAATTTTTAAAGCTGGTACTTTGGAATTTTTAGATATTAACTCTGTTGATGGTTTTAGAATTTTTCAGAGAGGCTTGTTATTTATTTTAAAAATAACATTAAAAAAATTATTCCCAGAATTTACTTTAAAAGTTTCACACAGTGTTGGAAAAGCTATCTATTGTGAATTAAAAAATGAACGTTCCAAGCTGAATCTTTCAGATGAAGATATTAAAAATATCAAAAGTGAAATGGATAAATTGATACTTGAAAATAAGCCATTTAAAAAACATGAACTTTTAAAAACTGAAGCAATGGAACTTTTCAAAAACCTTGGTTACTATGATAAAGTAAAACTTTTAAAATATCGCAAAAAGAAAACTGTAAAAGTATATCAATTAGATGATTTTCATGATTACTTTTATGGGTACATGCCACCAAGTACAGGTATTTTGAAATATTACGATTTAAAAAAATATTCTGAAGGTTTTGTGCTAATATTACCTGAATTCAAAAATAATAACCCTATTTTGGAATTTAAACCTTTACCAAAATTATCAGCTGTTTTTCTTGAATATCAAAAATGGCTAGAAATTATGGATATTGATAGCGTTGGAGATTTAAATGATATAATTGCCAGTGGCGAAAGAAACGTAACTGACTTAATAATCATGTCAGAAGCATTACATGAAAAAAGAATTGCGTTTATAGCTGAGGAAATCAAAAAAAGAAAACATGTAAGATTAATTCTTATAGCTGGGCCATCTTCTAGTGGAAAAACCACTTTTTCAAAACGCTTAATGATACAACTTAGAGCTAGTGGTTTAAGACCTGTTACAATTTCTTTAGATGATTATTTCGTCGACAGAGAAAAAACTCCAAAAAATGAAAAAGGTGAATATGATTTTGAAGCTCTTGAAGCTATTGATATTGAGCTTTTTAATAAAAATTTATTGGAACTTTTTGAAGGGAAAGAAGTAGAAATTCCTAAATTTGATTTTGCAACTGGCAAAAGGAAGTCAACAGGACAACGTTTGAAAATTGAAAAAGATCAACCAATTATTGTGGAAGGAATTCATGGATTAAATCCTAAATTAACAAGTTTAATTCCAGAAGAATTAAAATTTAAGATTTATGCTAGTGCATTAACTCAAATAAATTTGGACAATACAAATAGAATTCATACCACTGACACAAGGTTATTACGAAGAATCGTTAGAGATAGCAAATTTAGAAATCATAATGCTCTTCAGACTTTAAAAATGTGGCCTAATGTAAGAAAAGGAGAAGAAAAAAATATATTCCCATTCCAAGAAAATGCTGATATTATGTTTAACAGTGCATTAGTATATGAAATACCTGTTTTAAAAATTTTTGCTGAACAACTTTTGATCACCGTACCTGATAATCTACCAGAAACTTCTGAAGCAACAAGGCTTTTGAAAATTTTAGATTATTTCTTACCTATAACCAATATCGAAGATATTCCAAGAACATCACTTATAAGAGAATTTATAGGAAGGAGCGTGTTTAAATATTGA
- a CDS encoding Rne/Rng family ribonuclease, with protein MEKTIVLKTSENDSLHCAIIENNKLVEIFSDEDEKLTGNIYLGRVDRIVNALDAVFVNIGESKNGFLRKKDIPEKFIKMINYDIFKPKSKILVQVKKDPIANKGPQLTANISLAGRFLVIFPFTNISGVSKKIENLTEKQRLYEIANNISKEYNIGVVLRTAAEGIDEKYLYEEIENLLEKWNQIFNKFKRGKKAKLLHYEESSIDYILREKLTKDVTLIITNNTEHVHYISKYFKSFPKKPKIEIIDSDPFEYKEIYKLYKELFKRKINLPSGGEIIIDKTEALTVIDVNSKHLTSTENQQETALITNLEAVEEIFRQLRLRNIGGIIVIDFIDMNNESDKAKVLEKVNTEIKKDKSKIEIYGFTKLGLLELSRKRTVRSFFDISTSRCPICNGTGIITSPNTLIKEIYSELNNKPEAAKEVIIKVHPYLKGKINKNEIKKTFKINVHIHYTYFDPKSYEITWKI; from the coding sequence ATGGAAAAAACTATTGTTCTAAAAACTTCTGAAAACGATAGTCTCCATTGTGCAATAATCGAAAACAATAAACTTGTAGAAATTTTTTCCGATGAAGATGAAAAACTAACTGGCAACATTTATTTAGGAAGAGTTGATCGAATAGTCAATGCTCTAGATGCAGTGTTTGTGAATATTGGAGAAAGCAAAAATGGATTCCTTAGGAAAAAGGACATTCCAGAAAAATTTATTAAAATGATCAATTATGATATTTTTAAACCCAAATCAAAAATTTTAGTTCAGGTAAAAAAAGACCCTATTGCAAATAAAGGGCCTCAATTAACTGCAAATATAAGTTTAGCAGGGCGATTTCTCGTAATTTTTCCGTTCACTAATATATCTGGTGTTTCTAAAAAAATCGAAAATTTAACTGAAAAACAAAGATTATATGAAATTGCTAATAATATTTCTAAAGAGTATAATATAGGAGTTGTCTTACGAACGGCAGCTGAAGGAATTGACGAAAAATATCTTTATGAAGAAATTGAGAATTTACTAGAAAAATGGAATCAAATTTTTAACAAATTCAAAAGAGGCAAAAAAGCCAAATTGCTTCATTATGAAGAAAGTTCAATTGATTATATATTAAGAGAAAAATTAACAAAAGATGTCACTTTAATTATTACTAATAATACGGAACATGTACATTATATTAGTAAATATTTTAAAAGTTTTCCAAAAAAACCAAAAATAGAAATAATCGATTCTGATCCGTTTGAATATAAAGAGATATACAAACTTTATAAAGAATTATTTAAAAGAAAAATTAATTTACCTTCTGGTGGCGAAATAATCATTGATAAAACCGAAGCCTTAACGGTTATAGACGTTAATTCTAAACACCTTACTTCCACAGAAAACCAACAAGAAACAGCATTAATAACAAATTTAGAAGCTGTTGAAGAAATTTTTAGACAATTAAGACTGAGAAATATTGGCGGAATAATAGTTATTGATTTTATTGACATGAATAATGAATCTGACAAAGCAAAAGTGCTTGAAAAAGTTAACACTGAAATAAAGAAAGATAAAAGTAAAATTGAAATATATGGCTTTACTAAATTAGGGCTATTAGAACTTTCAAGAAAAAGAACTGTTAGATCTTTCTTTGATATATCCACTTCTCGTTGCCCAATTTGCAATGGTACAGGAATTATAACTTCACCTAACACTCTTATAAAAGAAATATACAGTGAATTAAATAATAAACCGGAAGCTGCAAAAGAAGTTATCATTAAAGTTCATCCATATCTCAAGGGAAAAATAAACAAAAATGAAATCAAAAAAACTTTTAAAATAAATGTACACATTCATTACACATATTTTGATCCAAAATCTTACGAAATAACATGGAAAATTTAA
- a CDS encoding deoxycytidylate deaminase, whose translation MDIKDYLDNLEIQQKRDNRETWDEYFSKIAKLIASRSTCFHRKVGAVIVKDKRILATGYNQPPSGFPHCDSIGCIRDDMGIESGKNQEICYALHAEQNALMQAAKFGISTNGATIYVTHKPCSVCARLLINAGIKKVVYLKDYPDPLTDFLFKVTNVEIKYFGGGSIEKG comes from the coding sequence GTGGATATAAAAGATTATTTAGATAATTTAGAAATACAACAAAAAAGGGATAACAGAGAAACTTGGGATGAATATTTTTCAAAAATCGCAAAATTGATTGCTTCAAGATCAACATGTTTTCATAGAAAAGTAGGAGCAGTTATTGTAAAAGATAAAAGAATTTTAGCGACTGGATATAATCAACCTCCATCTGGCTTTCCTCATTGTGACTCTATCGGATGTATAAGAGATGATATGGGAATTGAATCTGGTAAAAACCAAGAAATTTGTTATGCTTTACATGCAGAACAAAATGCTTTGATGCAAGCCGCAAAATTTGGAATTTCTACAAATGGTGCTACTATATATGTAACTCACAAACCATGTTCTGTTTGTGCCCGCCTTTTAATTAATGCCGGAATTAAAAAGGTTGTATATTTGAAAGATTATCCTGATCCATTAACCGATTTTTTATTTAAAGTTACAAATGTTGAGATTAAATATTTTGGAGGTGGATCTATTGAAAAGGGATAA
- a CDS encoding 2-oxoacid:ferredoxin oxidoreductase subunit beta yields the protein MKRDKLVNYLRIDRWPTVWCPGCGNGIIMKAFIEAVDQLKLEKDRVAVVSGRGCSSRATGYLDFNTMHTLHGRAIAFATGVKLARPDFKVIVLGGDGDLTAIGGNHFIHAARRNIDLTVVLFNNMIYGMTGGQHSPTTPHDKIASTMPYGNIENSFDIVNLALSSGATYVARSTIYHYPLTIKFIKEGIKHRGFSVIEVLTNCHTYYGRYNGMRNSWELLEFFKNNSISKEKAESMEQDEIKGKIIIGEFKKEEKPDFYQNYKNIFPKSSEV from the coding sequence TTGAAAAGGGATAAATTAGTGAATTATTTGAGAATTGATAGATGGCCAACTGTCTGGTGTCCAGGATGCGGTAATGGGATTATAATGAAAGCATTTATTGAAGCAGTCGATCAATTGAAATTGGAAAAAGACAGAGTTGCAGTTGTATCCGGAAGAGGATGTTCATCGAGAGCAACTGGATATTTAGATTTTAATACTATGCACACTTTGCATGGGAGAGCAATTGCATTTGCGACTGGGGTAAAATTAGCAAGACCAGATTTTAAGGTAATTGTTTTAGGTGGGGATGGCGACCTTACAGCAATTGGTGGTAATCATTTTATTCATGCTGCAAGACGTAATATAGATTTAACGGTAGTTTTGTTTAATAATATGATTTATGGTATGACTGGTGGTCAGCATTCACCAACAACACCCCATGATAAAATTGCAAGCACTATGCCGTATGGAAATATTGAAAATTCATTTGATATTGTCAATCTTGCTTTGTCATCGGGTGCAACATATGTTGCAAGATCCACTATATATCATTATCCTCTTACAATTAAATTCATTAAAGAAGGTATTAAACACAGAGGGTTTAGTGTAATTGAAGTTTTAACAAATTGTCATACTTACTATGGAAGATATAATGGGATGAGAAATTCATGGGAGTTATTAGAGTTTTTTAAAAATAATTCAATATCGAAGGAAAAGGCTGAAAGCATGGAACAAGATGAAATTAAGGGAAAGATTATAATTGGAGAGTTTAAAAAAGAGGAAAAACCAGATTTTTATCAAAACTATAAAAATATTTTCCCTAAATCGTCGGAGGTGTAA
- a CDS encoding 2-oxoacid:acceptor oxidoreductase family protein: protein MNLTRPFSIRIAGIGGQGNIIAGLVLAKSLVNAGKYVIQTQNYTAQVRGGPSYCDLLISDNPIDFPKATIFDILMILHPSMIKQCKYVKNNGIIIIDDSYLEDLPYNVFRMTKRVIHIPASKFSFEKFSTEIYANMILLGVMIKATSLVKMDYVFNSLKENVNLKHLENNIEAVKYGTTLTEKVYKPRIERKHQRTIGFE, encoded by the coding sequence ATGAATTTGACAAGACCATTTTCCATAAGAATAGCAGGTATAGGTGGCCAAGGAAATATTATTGCAGGTTTAGTTCTTGCAAAATCGTTAGTAAATGCTGGTAAATATGTTATACAAACTCAAAATTATACTGCACAAGTTAGAGGGGGGCCAAGTTATTGTGATCTTTTAATTTCGGATAATCCTATTGATTTTCCAAAAGCAACAATTTTTGATATATTGATGATTTTACACCCTTCAATGATTAAGCAATGTAAATACGTTAAAAATAATGGTATAATTATAATCGATGATTCTTATTTGGAGGATTTACCATATAACGTGTTTCGAATGACAAAAAGGGTTATACATATACCAGCCTCAAAGTTTTCATTTGAAAAATTTTCCACTGAGATTTATGCGAATATGATTTTACTTGGTGTAATGATTAAGGCAACTTCATTAGTAAAAATGGATTATGTATTTAATTCACTAAAAGAGAATGTTAATCTTAAACATTTAGAAAACAATATTGAGGCGGTGAAGTATGGAACAACACTCACGGAAAAAGTCTATAAACCAAGAATCGAAAGAAAACATCAAAGAACAATTGGGTTCGAATAA